The window CATAATACTACTTAAAAGAATGTATAATACACTTATCGAGAAGGTTGATTGGAGTGGGAAGTGAAAAGAAGGCAAAGATGTCTTATGCGTAGGTAGCAAGCAATCTTACATGATTGAATTTGATCTGAAGATGAACTGTTAATCACTTATTAATAGGAGTTGAATATGAGAAATTTTGGACCACTGGGAGTCGAGGCCGCTGCTCTCAGGAGTGCACCTTTCTTTTAACAGAGGAGATCCATAAATCAGTAGAACTTTTAGTTTTGTGAGACTTCTCATGGCATCCTCGGAGGGTAAATGTCGAAGCTCTTTGAAACCAAATAAACATAGGTATTCAAGAGCAGCAAAGTTTCCGAACCAATCTGGCAGAGCTTTTATACCTCCAAAGTCATGTAGCCGAAGTGACGTGAGAGTGGTCAAGTATTGGATCTGATGTGGTAGGGACTCCATGTGTGGCAACCCAAATAATTCTAGGTCACATAGTATGGATGACAAAGAGGAGAAGGATATCAATCCAGACCAATCAAATTCAttgtaaattgaagaattttcatGGTTATCATCATCTGAGAAGGGACCAATTTCAAGGCGATTTAAGCTGGTTAGGAAACCAAATCCTTTGGGCGTCATACTTGTTTTCAGTTTGGGACATGCATATAATTCCAACTCCAAAAGAGAAGGCGTTTGTTGCAAATCAAGCGGAAAGGAGATAAGCTTGTCGCAATAAGCCACCTGAAGCTTTTGGAGAGAGATACAAGACTGTAGCATGTCACTGGGTAGACTCGTTAACCCCCGGCAAAACCAAATCACCAGCTCTTTAAGAAACGTAAAGTTTTGCAAGGGAAGGAGTTCTCTGCATCTGTGGCAATAATAAAACTCCAAACGCGCTAACTTGGGAAGTGTTATTGGCAAATCCATTGACCATCGAGGAAATTGATCGCCCATAAAACGCTGAATTACCAACTCCTCCAAATTTGGATGAGGCCTAAGGCCATCTAACACATCTTTGTCGTAGTTGTAGTTGTCACCTTCTCGATCCCAAGCCAAGGCCCACACAAGTATCAGTCTAAATAGATTTGCCTTTCCAAATAGATTTGCTTCCTCAGCTGCTTTCCTATCCTTTACTAGTTGAAGATTGCGTACACTTAAACTGCCTTTGAGGTTTTTCAAGCATCCAAGCTCTTCAATTTGTCGACCCTTTTCTCGACCCACATTAAAGAACTCTAGTGTCTGAAGGCAAGATAGTCGTCCCATCTCTAGCGGCATTTGAAATTTTTCATCAAAGGTGTAAAAATAGAGATGTCTCAAGCTAATCAAATTGCACATCCCCTTCGGAAGATCTTTGACATACATGCTATCTAGTGCTAATGTTTGCAAATTATAAAGCTTGCAAAGGGAGTCTGGCAAAATACGGATTCTAGAACTCGAAAGGTTAACATATCGCAAATGTGTCAATTTGCCAATAGTGATCGGTAGCTTTTGAGTTGTTGCATGAGACAAATTCAAAACAGACAAGTTCTTCAACTTCATTAACATATCACCAGATAGGTCACCCTTTACAAACAATGTACGAAGCGAAGTTGATAGCCTCTCCAAaagtttttctctttcttctttgccACCAGATAAATCTACTGCAAGGTAACGAATATTGTTAATAACTTTAGTAGACTTTGACATTGACTCTGCGAGGTCATGCACTAGATCATGCATCTTATAATAATGTGTTTCCTGATAACTTTGGGTTTCTTCAAACAACGAACTCTGTAATAAAATTCTCAGACAATTCATTCCAATTTCCTCCATCATCATTTGGTTGTTGACATTTGCTTGGAGCATACCTTCTGCCATCCAAAGCTCGATTAGCATATCTCCTTTCATCATAGCATCCTTAGGAAATATAGAACAATATGCAAAACATTTCTTAATGGATGGAGATGGTAAACAATCAAAACTCAATTTTAGTATTTCCATGACACCATCTTCATCTCCACTGAAATTTGAAAGCTTATTCTTCAAAACCAATTGCCACTCCTCTTTTCTCTTCATGCGCAATAGACCTCCCATTACACTTGCAGCCAGTGGTAGACCACcacatttttttataatttcctttttcatgacATGCAATTGTTTGGGAATTTCTCCACCTGCAATGGCTTTCTTTGTTAGGATAGACCAACAATCATCATCAGATAGCTTTCCTAGCACATAAGGATCATGTGTGGCCACAATGGATGCAGTTTGTTGTTTACGAGTAGTCACAACACACCAATTTCCATTAGTTGCATTTAGCCCCAGTAATGAACCAAAAAAATCATCCCACAAGGTAAGATTTTCGGTCCAGACATCatcaagaacaagaaaaaaaatttttcccaCAAGTTGTTCTCGAATTTCCTGGACGATGACATCCCTACTAGTCATTTCAACATTTCTTCTCGTGAGTGATtctaaaatcattttcaaaagccTGGTCACGTCAAAATTGTCGGACACACAGACccaaatttttttctcaaaatggCTATGAACTTGACTATTTTTGTATACAGATTGAGCTAAAGTTGTCTTTCCCAATCCGCCCATCCCAAGGATGGGAATTACAGAAATGGCATTTTCGACAAGCTTAGCAAGATCTCCACCAGCCTTGTTTCATCCTTAGCTCTTCCTACAATATGATGGCCAGCAATAGAATCCGTCTCTCTATTTAGTGTGACTTTAGCAGTAGTAGAAGGGGGGAAACTTGCCCTTTGGAATCTGATCAGTCCAAAATCATTGGCTTCTTTATTGATCTTATTCAACTTCTTGTTGATGTCCCTGATCTTAGAGGCCATTCTCCGTCGGAAAACAATATTAATGTCAGAGGACAGGATGAAGGAGCGCACCTTGCCCACGAGTTGGCGACGAAGAGCTTCATAATTCAGCTCGTCCAACAAATTCTCGGCATCAAACACCACGGCTTCTAGCCTCTGGAGCCACAGTTGCACGGCCTGGTCATGCGTTTGCTTTACCTCAGCATCAGCCAAGACAGCTTGGATCATGGCAACAGATCCTTTCAGGGTCTCCAAATCCTCCTTGAATTGGAATAACTTGCCAATCCTTTCATTGGCAAGGGAAAGTGTCTTCTCCAATGCTACCTCTATTGTGGCAGCTATAAGTGCATCAGCCATTCTTCTTGTTCCTTGGGTACAGTCTTCAGATAAGAATACTCTTTTGCAGTGGAAGGTTTTAGCTGTAGTTAGAAGCAGCAAGGAACTGCTTTGACTCAAACGGAAGTGACAAGAGTTATGAGGATTTTTTGGTGCAGCGCTTCTTTGACAAACTGGGTCGGATGCTTTTGCAACGGAAGTTGCTTGGCATTTtcattgaaaataaaatatagtCATTGCCGGGATTCTACATCTGCTTTTGATCCACATTCCACATGCCTGGGGCCCCTGGACGTGGAAAATTCCACCCAAGAAGGATAAGAAACTGTGCTGAACAATGAAAGGTCCAAAATAATTTTTAGATAATTCAAATTAATGTTGCGCATGTATAGGACTCACAAAATCGTTTGGTGCACTAGCAAACAGAAGGGTACATCCAAGGTTACTACCACAAAGTTTTACGTTAAAGTGGGAGATTTGTAAACCACTTCAGAGCAAACAAATGATgttgagaaaaaaattaatgttAGTTGCAATGCAATCATAAAAGCTATGATATATTTGTGAAAACAAGAAACATTTATTAATTTGGTGCAGTCTAATTGCAaacctagaaaaaaaaataaatgaatgatCCGAAAGGGTGAAAGGTATCATTTTACTCAAATAAAAGTGTGACCGAATAGAGGAttagttaaataaaaaaatcagaTTAAtaatgtaacactttttgtatttttatataATGCATGTGAGACAGAATGGtggctggaaaaataaaaaaaaagtgagtgGAATAAATATAAACTGTTTTTTCATATATTTATCTAATGATAATAGTGACAGGGTAAAAAAACAAAGGTGATAACAATGATAAGTGTGGTGAGTTGAGATGGATAACACACAATTACTTCTTGCAATTGATTGCACCATGCAATCTATATTTTACATtgggtaaatttgaaattggatGAATGGAATTGATTAGCACGAAAAACTTTTAATGAATAAAACATTTATTGTGCTTTTgtgtattgttatttttttctacatttaatATCTTAATGTATGCGTCTATTGTGTCAGTACCTGAATTTAAAATTCCTCCTttcaattttaaaataatactaCTTATCTTACTTGTAAACTTCCATAGTTACAGTTGGACTTTTGATGCAAAAAGATGGGGAAAATGGCAATCATAATTGCTACCGAggcaaccattttttttttaatctaatttGGTAATTCTTGGGACATAAGGATAGAATTGACTTCATCTAGATTAATAATTCGTTGACAAACTTGGATGCTATTAATTGCCATAGAAGATGCTTGGCAATTTCGATACGTGGCCTTTCTTAGTCAGTGCATGATGCTTACATCTTGGACAAACTTGGATGCAATCTCAAGTGGTCATTAGAATGGTGGTTTGACCCAAGAATGACAAATAGCTATGTTCAACCGCCAAAATGTAAGAGAGAAGGGAAGTGGGATATGAAGCCGAGACAGTCATCAGGCGGACCGACTCTGAGCACTCCTCAcacaaaaaagaatgaaaggaCTGCAATAGACCACATATAATGGGAACAGTAGTAAAGGAAAACAGTACTGTTTTACTAAGTGAGTAGGGaaaaagatttttaaaaaaaaacatatgaGGGGCTAACGGACTCCTTTTAAAAAACCTCAGCTTCCGTTTCAAAAATTTCCCTCAAATTAATGAGGCACGACTATTCTTGTGAAATCTTCAAATGAAATAAACTTTTGATCTCCCtccaaaacttatcttttgaacattccttcacaatttcagagtATCAACAGAATAATATCCCTGCCCCAAATTGGGAAGTTTCAGATGAGATTCTATTTATAAGTATTGTACAATTAGTTAGTATTTAAGTACTATTTGTTATTAATTTTTCATTGTTAGCTCGATCTGTTTTACAATATATCCAAAACAATAACTTCTATTCTATCGATtggttaaaaaagaaaaaaaatttacaatctATTGCTAATTAGTACATACCGATGTTGTACCCCATGTTGGTATTTATTGACTTTCCATTGCTAATGCCTTACAAACTATTTAGTCCATTTTATGATATGTTTAAGGAAATAAAGATTTTTGTTTCACAAATTGGCGAAAACTAATGACATTTGGTTACTTATAAGTTCGTGTTGattgaacaaaaatttaacTAGTCATTTACCACTATTATGAAAGTAGTTGCTTTAGGTAAAATTTTAGTTGTCAATATATTACAATCTCAAAAAGTAGAAGTTACCATCAACACATTTGTAACATCCAATCCTAGTATGACTCGTTTCCATTTTTATCAAATCCCAGACTAAAAGTCTTAGAAAAGTTGTTGGGATGTCAATTTTGGCATACTTCTATCATTTAATTGCTCTTTGAACAAATAGCTTTGGGTTGGTTGAGATGTCAATTTTGCATACTTCTatcatttaattgctttttgaATAAATATTCTTGGGTTTATTAGATATGATGcatataaaaataatatatacataAAGAGGGATGATGTGTGACTTAAAATGAAGAATggatttctcaaaaaaaaaaaaatgaagaatggGGAAGTTTGTTAAGTTTATAAATATAGCAAAGTGCCTCTTTGTTAGATAATTTTATTACTTataaatatttctaaaaattgaacaaaaaaattagccaaaTGTACACAATCATAGTTGGTGACGTTGGCAACATCAATCATGTCATCTCTTAatccaaaaataattttgaaaagaataATAAATTGGTCTTACTAACTATCTTTGAGAATTAGGCTTAttttgggagtttaggatagacaagaaaggaaggaaaacttaagttatgagagaggagaagagaaaagaagggATTGTTATGTTGTTTGAGAGTTTTGAAAATTAGTGGAATGTTTTTGGATATGGAAGTTattaaatatttgttcaagacctttttaaggacaaaataggcattttgaaaaaaattgacaaGCTTTCTCAAAGTttccttccatttctgtccaatttaggaagaaaaattttggctattGTTGCACTGCATTTCATCCTTTTGAATCTtcccatttctttcttttatttcttactaaaaactaaaggaaagctaactctctcttcttttcctttcattcCTATCCAAAATCCCAACTCCCAAACGAAGCCTTAGACTAACAGCATAACCAATATTTCATTTGTAAATTAGAAGCAAAATTGATTTTGTTTTCCTCAACTGGCACAACGAGGAAGACCTGCAAAGGCTAGAAGAGCAAAGAGGAGAGTGACACCTGCTAGACAATTTATCATTGCACAGAATAACAATGCAGTTTCTGAATCTTTTGGAAATGTTACTACCACTGGTGATGAAAGAAATCGGTTTTGAGCATATAGAGTCAAATTGgtgcaagtgtatttctttgtaaatatcttttttattttttaaatttatatttttatgggtTATTGCATTATGATGTAGTTACTGctagaaattattttttatgtGATGGTTTTTTTGAAGTAAATAAAGttgtttaggaatatttttatttaacaagtaaaagggtaatttagaatttttaaaaattttgttacacaaataaccaaagcaaggtaagtaaattatatttttaaaaccttaaAGGTATTaggtgatattaagagaaacaTCAGGGAAGGCTTTGATATCATCCCATATCGCAATGATTGTTGCATCGATAAAGGACAACCATTTACGTCcatgataaaattgaatttaGAATTCCCTACTTAGAATTCATCCCATCTTAGCACCCAATCCAATCTTCTACCAACGTGAATCATAATTTGGTCTTAATTACTGATCCTCAAGAATTAAAATTAGAACACGCATCTTATTTTGTTTGGTTTCCGCAAGTGCCAGCAGCAAGAATTTTTATAGGATCAGCTAATGGTTAGTTTTTGATTAATACAAATATTCTAAATAAGATTGtgaaatcaattgatttcatatacaatccaaataagaTTATGAACTCCCTATTTGTTTTATTAATTTCATATACTAACGACTGTAGTTGCCAAACAATTGATGGTGACCGTAATAAAATTTCTTTGTTAGGGGGCAAAGTTCCCGCACTGACTATGCATGCTGCTTCTTGGCTAAATAATCAGGCTTTGTGACTTCCAATTTCATATCCATTAACACACAAACATAGAAACTCTCCCTCATTATTAATGAGTGAGAAATTTCACTTGTAGATAATATAGTCCTTGTTCTACCCATCTCAAACTCCCCATATTATTTCTAGGTCCCaaacaattattttttttgttttcaaaagaaaaagtttGAGTGATTTCAACTCTGATTATCACCAGGGGTGAAAGATGATAGacttttgtatttatttatttttttacaaaaaaaagtcCGACTAAGAATCAGGCTAACTGACAAGAAAAAAGTACAGTCGATTGATTTAATTCTAGCCCAGGGCCTGGTTAACCAAGAAAAGTACATAGCGGTTGAATGTTCACCCAATAAAATGAACACTTGAGAATCTGAAAGATGAAGCAATGATTTTCTTAAACCTGAATCAATTTTCTGTGCTTAGACATGCTTTAACATAAAGCTTCATTTCTTTTAGGATAAATTAACTTTTACCTTCTTATGGTTTGTTGATTTATCACATAACCTCTCTATGGtttaaaaatttataatgaTATTTGTAGTCGAAAAagattttgttttttgttttttgtatttaattgctttatatttcccttctatcttttttgtttcttatttatttatcttttatttcccTTCCATCTCTTTTGGATTTagagaaaattaagattttgtaGGCCAGAGTATATATTTTCAGAatcatctcttcttttccccaaaaaaaaggtgagaaagaaaaggaaaaaaaaaaggaaaaaagtagtGAAATAGCAAATTTGTCAgtttattagtttgattttgactttttattattgACCATTAGTTCTAACCGAAAAACTAACCATGACACATTAACCCAAACTATGAGGGGGTTATACATAGGTTTTTAAACCATAGGAAGGTTATATGGTAAGACATCAAAtcacaagaaagaaaaggtAATTTACCCTTTCTTTTATATAAACTCAttgtcttccttttttttagCAAATCAGCAATAAAACCAAACTTTTTCTCCAAGAGGCCTTAAGACATTGGCAATTGTAGGTAGCACGCGCAAAAGCAATAGAATATACAATTCCAGCCATACATGTACATGGCGGCAAGAGTTGCTGACCTGAGAACAATGAATGTACTCCTGGCTACATGCAATGTCCTGAATCGAAAAATGATGGACGAAACTGGACTGCAAGAATCAGATAAGATGATTGCTGATTTCTTGCAAAATGGCGACCCAAGAAAATCTTGTacatttggctatttgatttcTTGCAAAAGCTCAATCAATATTTGTGTTCGTTGTTCTTACTGACCTAAATCAGTAAGCAGACATCAAATCTTTCTGCTCAGTCTACAAGTACCAGAAGTGCCATGGAAACTATATTAGCTTTTGTTCAAAACactgaaaaaagagaaagtgcTATAAAAATAACGATAATGAGTGGCACCACAAGCATGAGAGGCAGAGAGCTCTAGAATTGCCATGAAGGCCAACTCTTTTGAGACAGCAAGATGCAACAAGTAGAGCTAATTACAACTATTTGACTCTTAAAATCTCAAATCATCGCACTTGAACATAAACTTCAGTCGAATGGGAttagggcaaattacattttaccccctatggtttacccttttttctacataaccccctatggtttcaaaaactatacataacccggccccctcatagtttggattaaagtgtcaaagtgacggaaatagtcactcgtaatagaacttctaaaaatgccaaaattacccttataaatacatgacgcattaaccccgtatgatttttatattttaccatataaccccttatggtttaatactttatcatataactcccttatgattttcaaaatatacacataaccccccttggttaatacataattttcaactttacataagggtaattttgacattttaggtgatgCCGTTATGAATGATCATTCCCGTCACTTTGATACTTTAAttcaaaccataagggggttatgtatagattttgaaaccataagggggttacgTGAAAAAACGTTAAATCACGTGGggataaagtggaatttgcccaTGAGATTATTGGTATTATAAATTATCAGACTACCAATCTCACAACCAAGGGCAGTGAGAGTTCCTCGATTGACCATTGGGTTTAAGTTGAGATCATAGCTGAAGAGAGTCAACAGAGTCCCATCATTTAAGAGACATAATAAGAAAGCCAATAATCAGATAATTTGGAGCAAGATGATGAATACATTTCCAAGAGGTGGAAGTTCAGAGTAAGCATTTCCATCCCAATAGAATCTCAAATTTAAAGAGGTTTAGCTACCTTCAGCAATCATGATGTACAACTAGAAGTAACAAACATATGAGATGAGCAAAAGCAAAGAATTTTGTACTGTATATGTAAATACAAAAAGTTTTCAGCTTTGACATTGTGCTTGACTGTCCACATCAATAATCTGCTCTTGAATATCCGTATTCCATAATCGAATTTAACATATGGTTAGTGATATTGTTTTCTTCCCTGAACAGCACTTGTAAGTTTTTCTGAATCAGACTGACAATGCCTTCAACAGACAAAAGTTTAACAGTTGCATCACTTTCCAGATTGCCAATTGTTGAATTTGGCGTTTGTCCCACATCGGACAAAGCCAGAGGAAGACGGCTCATCAGGGCCTATAAATATATGGCCTTGGTGGTGAAGACAAatgcaccactcaagagagttatatgggctattagcttCTTAAGTCATCTAGCCCATTCAGTCAAATTTTTTAGGctctcttgttttgagtttaggaatattttctaaactcttttaTAAGTGCCTtattggcctaggaaccactttcctacggcttttgtatttcttcttcatagtagaaatattgctcctccctcgcccgtggacgtaggtcaatttgaccgaaccacgtaaatcttctgtgtcttttatttgctttgttatccgtcttcatatggtcggttttaccgcctaattattatatggctggtatctaccgcctatctattatatggtcggttataccgcctaatttgtgctaacttgagtttgtctatttcctggcccggtcctaacaaactggtatcagagctggttGTTATATTTTGCAAGACAGGTTCATCTCGTGGGACCCGTTTATCTGGTGGGGTCCGTCCATCCTGTGGGGCCCACTCATCCTGCGGGGGTCCGTTTATCCgtggggcccgctcaccttGTGGGGTCCATTCATCCCCGTGGGACCCGCTTATCTCGTGGGGTCCGCTCACCCTGTGGGCCCGCTCACGAGACTTGCATATTTGTTTGGCCAGTTTTGGAGACAAACTTCACGTTACagattttgtggcaacaatgacGATAACAAAGACGGTTGTCGAGAAATTCGACAGGAATGTCAACTTCGGAATGTGGCAGCTCAAGATGGAGGTCATTCTTGTTCAAGACGGAGTTGATCTAGCGATACACGGAATCGAGAACAAACCAGAAGATGTAAAGGATGCGGATTTCGCCGATATGGATAAGAAGGCCAGATCCAGCATAATCTTAAATCTCTCCGATGAGGTATTGCGTGAGGTAGCAACGGAGACTTCGGCCAAGGCTATGTGGGATAAATTGAAAGCCTTGTATATGAAGAAAACAGTCGAGAATCGGCTATATTTGAAACAGAGTTTGTACATGCTTCGGATGtctgaaggtacatctatactctcccatcttgataaatttgattccattattatggatttggagaatatagattcgaaaattgatgatgaagatcagGCCCTATTACTTTTATGTTCTCTTCCTCAGTCCTTTAAGCATTTCCGTGATACTATGATATAtggaaaggaaacaatttcgtatcgggaaattaaatctgcattaaaatctaaagagcagatagatagggatattactggggaaactagtgggagtcaagccgatggcttgtttgttcggggtagatttgaaaagagaaacacagaaaatagaagtagatctaagtccagacataaaaatgtggtgtgcaactattgtaaaaagaagggTCATATTATCTctgattgctttaaattgaaaaataaagaaaagcaaaaagggaaatttgttgagaaaaatacagaAACCACCGAGGCTAGTATTGCCGttgatgagaatgatggaacTATTTTCTGTGCAAcggaaaataattttaggtctaacaatgagtggattttagattcgggttgttcatatcatatgtgtcccaatagggactggttttcaacatatgaatcaactgaaggtggagttgtcttaatgggcaacaacgctgtttgtaaagttgttggcaaaggcacaatccggattaaaatgtacgatggtattgtgaggacgctcacaaatgttagacatgttccagatttgaagaaaaatctcatctctttgggcaCTCTTGAATCTATCGGGTGCAGGTATTCAGGTGGAGATGGAGTTCTCAAAATCACTCGAGGagctcttgttgttatgaaggcacacagatctggtactttgtatattttgcagggatctactgTTACAGGTGCTGCTGCTGTTTCAACATCATCTTTGTCAGATAcagacatcaccaaattatggcaTATGCGTTTGGGGCATATGAGCGAAAAAGGGTTGGGCATACTGAGCAAAAGAGGACTTCTGTGTGGACAAAGTACCGGTCCATTGGAATTCTGTGAACATTGTATTTTTGGGAAGCAGAAAAGAGTCAGCTTCAGTTCACCAGCAATTCACAAGACAAAAGGTACTCTTGATTACATTCATTCAGATCTATGGGGTCCTTCTCGTGCTCCTTCAAAAGGTGGTACCAGGtacatgttgactttcattgatgactattcaaggaaagtttgggtctattttcttaagcataaaaatgatgttttcctaacttttaagcaatggaaagttttgattgagaaacaaacaggaaaacatgttaagcggttgagaacagataatgaattttgtaagaatgaaggaattgctcggcatcacaccgtcaggatgacgcgtcaacaaaatggtgtggccgaacgtatgaacagaacgcttttggagagagcaagatgtatgatctcaaatgcagggttgacaaacgatttttgggcagaggcgatcaatatggcctgttatattgtcaaccgttctccttctgcatctcttgatttcaaaactcctgaggaagtttggtcaggtactcctgctgattactccaatttaaaagtttttgggtgtccagcatacatgcacgtgaatgatggaaaattggagccTAGGGCTAAAAAGTGTATTTTTCTTGGATATGCTTCtggggtgaaaggatacagattatggtgtcctgatcccaaatccccaaaatttgtaatcagtagagatgttacttttgatgaattgtctatgttatcttccaagaagGAGTCTTCTAGTCCTTGTACTACTGATAGTACACAGAAGCAGGTGGAGCTTGATATTGGCAGTTCTAGTCCTTCTCAATCCAAATCTTCTATTCAGCAAGTGCCAGTAGATGCACTTGAATCTACTATTGAAGATAGTTCAGAAGAAGAGGAGTATTCCATAGCCAGAGATAGACAAAGGAGAGacattcgaccaccacaaagatatgcaaatttagttgcatatgctttggctgttgcagaagaaactgatgcagctggtgagccttccacctattcagaagcagtttcttgtgatgattctgcaaagtggttgattgcgatgaatgaagaaattgaatctcttcatcagaatgaaacttgggttcttgtaaagccgc is drawn from Coffea arabica cultivar ET-39 chromosome 1c, Coffea Arabica ET-39 HiFi, whole genome shotgun sequence and contains these coding sequences:
- the LOC113723601 gene encoding putative disease resistance protein RGA3 translates to MGGLGKTTLAQSVYKNSQVHSHFEKKIWVCVSDNFDVTRLLKMILESLTRRNVEMTSRDVIVQEIREQLVGKIFFLVLDDVWTENLTLWDDFFGSLLGLNATNGNWCVVTTRKQQTASIVATHDPYVLGKLSDDDCWSILTKKAIAGGEIPKQLHVMKKEIIKKCGGLPLAASVMGGLLRMKRKEEWQLVLKNKLSNFSGDEDGVMEILKLSFDCLPSPSIKKCFAYCSIFPKDAMMKGDMLIELWMAEGMLQANVNNQMMMEEIGMNCLRILLQSSLFEETQSYQETHYYKMHDLVHDLAESMSKSTKVINNIRYLAVDLSGGKEEREKLLERLSTSLRTLFVKGDLSGDMLMKLKNLSVLNLSHATTQKLPITIGKLTHLRYVNLSSSRIRILPDSLCKLYNLQTLALDSMYVKDLPKGMCNLISLRHLYFYTFDEKFQMPLEMGRLSCLQTLEFFNVGREKGRQIEELGCLKNLKGSLSVRNLQLVKDRKAAEEANLFGKANLFRLILVWALAWDREGDNYNYDKDVLDGLRPHPNLEELVIQRFMGDQFPRWSMDLPITLPKLARLEFYYCHRCRELLPLQNFTFLKELVIWFCRGLTSLPSDMLQSCISLQKLQVAYCDKLISFPLDLQQTPSLLELELYACPKLKTSMTPKGFGFLTSLNRLEIGPFSDDDNHENSSIYNEFDWSGLISFSSLSSILCDLELFGLPHMESLPHQIQYLTTLTSLRLHDFGGIKALPDWFGNFAALEYLCLFGFKELRHLPSEDAMRSLTKLKVLLIYGSPLLKERCTPESSGLDSQWSKISHIQLLLISD